The DNA sequence ACTACTTCACGTGCTCGCCTCAAAGCCCGGTGTCCTGTTCACACGTCACGATTTGGCGGCGCGCGTGTGGGGCCATGAGTTTTACTCGTCGAGCCGCACCATCGACGTGCACATAAGGCGCATCCGCAACAAAATCGAAGAGCACTCGCGCTTTTCCTTTATACAGACCGTACACGGCCTCGGCTATAAGTTCCAAGCCGAGTAGAAAATTCCATGCGAATTGACCCTGGCCGACCTGCCCATAGGCCGAAATAGCCGGGTTGAGATCATGATTCGACC is a window from the Actinomycetota bacterium genome containing:
- a CDS encoding winged helix-turn-helix transcriptional regulator, producing HKLNNQPTIIELGDIKIDPAKHSVAVDGNEISLRLKEFQLLHVLASKPGVLFTRHDLAARVWGHEFYSSSRTIDVHIRRIRNKIEEHSRFSFIQTVHGLGYKFQAE